A part of Aegilops tauschii subsp. strangulata cultivar AL8/78 chromosome 2, Aet v6.0, whole genome shotgun sequence genomic DNA contains:
- the LOC109750029 gene encoding DNA topoisomerase 1 beta-like: MPDGDSEDERPIALRKNVHERKLKIINAGGAKADGHRHQDSDDEKPLAARLGINSAASKTGGNVSDDDSEDGKPLTARFSRKRTGGCSDQTVSALKKARPSDASDSSSVESEPKDEPEHDGRKKWSTLVHNGVVFPPPYKPHGVKMLYNGQPVDLTPEQEEVATMFAVMKDTEYASKETFINNFFTDWRKILGKTHVITKFELCDFTPIYEWHLSEKEKKKQMTSEEKKASREEKSQQDEKFMWAFVDGVKEKVGNFRVEPPGLFRGRGEHPKMGRLKRRIRPSDITINIGEEAPVPVCPIPGESWKEVKHDNTVTWLACWNDPINEKDIKYVFLAASSSLKGQSDKEKYEKARKLKDYIRSIRANYTKDFRSKDQRKKQIAVATYLIDKLALRAGDEKDEDEADTVGCCTLKVENVTCLPPNKLQFDFLGKDSIRYYNTVEVELAVYEAIKEFCAGKKKGGHVFDKLDTTKLNAHLKDLMPGLTAKVFRTYDASITLDTILNKETTDGTVDEKAKVYQRANKEVAIICNHQRAVPKSHDSQMNKLNEKIDELTAQRDQLNVELEKANKLLSKKAKKRKLVGSDGDAKRRRKLTPEMLQKKLSQVETRIVETDNHKNNKEDLKTVALGTSKINYLDPRITVAWCKTHEVPIDRDKIFTKTILEKFACAMDVDPDFRF; this comes from the exons ATGCCAGATGGTGATTCTGAGGATGAGAGACCGATTGCATTAAGAAAAAATGTTCATGAGAGGAAATTGAAGATAATCAATGCAGGAGGTGCCAAGGCAGATGGCCATCGTCACCAAGATTCAGATGATGAGAAACCACTGGCCGCAAGGTTGGGCATTAACAGCGCCGCTTCAAAAACTGGAGGCAATGTCTCTGATGATGATTCAGAGGATGGCAAGCCACTGACTGCCCGTTTTTCTCGTAAAAGAACAGGTGGTTGTAGTGATCAAACAGTTTCAGCTCTTAAAAAGGCAAGGCCTTCAGATGCTTCTGACTCGTCGAGTGTCGAAAGCGAACCCAAGGATGAACCTGAGCACGATGGTCGAAAGAAATGGTCTACTTTGGTGCACAATGGTGTGGTTTTCCCCCCTCCGTACAAGCCTCATGGTGTCAAGATGCTTTATAATGGGCAGCCTGTTGATCTGACCCCAGAACAGGAGGAG GTTGCAACCATGTTTGCTGTGATGAAAGACACAGAGTACGCGTCCAAGGAAACATTTATCAACAATTTTTTCACTGATTGGAGAAAAATTCTTGGTAAAACACATGTCATCACAAAGTTCGAGCTTTGTGATTTCACACCGATCTACGAATGGCATCTCAGTGAGAAGGAGAAGAAAAAACAGATGACATCAGAG GAGAAGAAAGCATCGCGGGAAGAGAAATCACAACAAGACGAGAAGTTTATGTGGGCTTTTGTAGATGGTGTTAAAGAGAAG GTTGGCAATTTCAGAGTAGAACCACCTGGCTTGTTCAGGGGACGTGGAGAGCATCCAAAG ATGGGAAGATTGAAGCGACGCATCCGACCAAGTGATATTACAATAAACATCGGAGAAGAGGCTCCCGTCCCAGTGTGCCCTATACCTGGAGAAAG CTGGAAAGAAGTCAAACATGACAATACTGTTACATGGTTGGCCTGTTGGAATGATCCGATAAACGAAAAAGATATCAAGTATGTTTTCCTTGCCGCAAGCAGCTCACTAAAGGGACAGAGTGACAAGGAGAAATATGAGAAGGCCCGGAAACTGAAG GATTACATACGCAGTATTCGGGCAAATTACACCAAGGATTTCAGGAGCAAAGATCAGAGGAAGAAACAAATTGCAGTGGCAACATACCTTATAGATAAACTAGCCCTCAGGGCAGGCGATGAAAAG GATGAGGATGAGGCAGATACTGTTGGTTGTTGTACACTGAAGGTTGAAAATGTTACTTGTTTGCCTCCAAACAAGCTTCAG TTTGACTTTCTTGGTAAAGATTCTATAAGATACTATAACACTGTAGaggttgaactagctgtatacgAGGCGATTAAGGAATTCTGTGCAG GTAAAAAGAAGGGAGGACATGTCTTTGACAAGCTTGATACAACTAAACTAAATGCTCATCTCAAGGACTTAATGCCTGGCCTGACTGCAAAAGTCTTTCGTACATACGATGCTTCCATCACTTTGGACACCATC TTGAACAAAGAAACAACAGATGGAACCGTTGATGAAAAAGCTAAAGTCTATCAACGAGCAAACAAAGAG GTTGCTATAATCTGTAACCATCAGCGTGCTGTCCCAAAATCACATGATTCCCAGATGAATAAGTTGAATGAAAAGATTGATGAATTAACG GCTCAGAGGGATCAGTTGAACGTAGAATTGGAGAAAGCAAATAAACTTTTGTCTAAAAAAGCGAAGAAACGAAAGCTTGTAGGCTCTGATGGAGATGCGAAGCGAAGGAGAAAATTGACCCCTGAAAT GTTGCAGAAGAAGTTATCTCAGGTTGAAACTAGGATAGTGGAAACGGATAACCACAAGAACAACAAAGAAGATTTGAAGACGGTGGCACTAGGCACATCAAAGATCAACTACCTTGATCCTAGAATTACTGTGGCGTGGTGCAAAACCCATGAAGTTCCTATTGACAGGGATAAG ATTTTCACCAAGACAATTCTGGAGAAATTTGCATGCGCGATGGATGTCGACCCAGATTTCAGATTCTAA
- the LOC109750045 gene encoding protein SMALL AUXIN UP-REGULATED RNA 12, translated as MAKCSKIRNIVWLRQTLRRWRSRAAARTAAGGGGGGAVSVPAGHVAVCVGGSSRRFVVRAAHLNHPVFRELLRQAEEEYGFPSGASGACGPIALPCDEGLFEHVLRHLSSSSSAARFFTLEDIKSGAYSCCCAAAGDALPLLRGISSDKFVW; from the coding sequence ATGGCGAAATGCAGCAAGATCCGCAACATCGTCTGGCTCCGGCAGACGCTGCGGCGGTGGCGGTCCCGCGCCGCGGCGCgcacggcggccggcggcggcgggggcggcgcggtGTCGGTGCCGGCGGGGCACGTGGCGGTGTGCGTGGGCGGCTCATCGCGGCGGTTCGTGGTGCGCGCGGCGCACCTGAACCACCCCGTCTTCCGGGAGCTGCTCCGGCAGGCGGAGGAGGAGTACGGGTTCCCGTCGGGCGCCTCCGGCGCGTGCGGCCCCATCGCGCTCCCCTGCGACGAGGGCCTCTTCGAGCACGTGCTCCgccacctctcctcctcctcgtccgccgCGCGGTTCTTCACCCTGGAGGACATCAAGAGCGGCGCCTACTCGTGCTGCTGCGCGGCCGCCGGCGACGCGCTCCCGCTCCTCCGCGGCATCTCCTCCGACAAGTTCGTCTGGTGA